A single Ziziphus jujuba cultivar Dongzao chromosome 11, ASM3175591v1 DNA region contains:
- the LOC107432952 gene encoding probable small nuclear ribonucleoprotein G — translation MSRSGQPPDLKKYMDKNLQIKLNANRMVVGTLRGFDQFMNLVVDNTVEVNGNEKTDIGMVVIRGNSVVTVEALEPVNSSQ, via the exons ATGAGCAGGTCAGGTCAGCCTCCAGATCTCAAAAA GTACATGGACAAGAACCTCCAGA TCAAACTAAATGCTAATCGGATGGTTGTTGGAACACTTCGTGGGTTTGATCAATTCATGAATCTTGTGGTTGACAACACTGTGGAAGTGAATGGGAATGAGAAGACTGATATAGGCATGGTG GTCATCAGGGGGAATAGTGTGGTCACTGTTGAAGCTCTTGAACCTGTAAATAGCTCTCAGTAG
- the LOC107408392 gene encoding heavy metal-associated isoprenylated plant protein 39 isoform X3: protein MDMKEKKLTVVGTVDPVIVASKLRKYWQTNLISVGPAVEPKKEEPKKEEPKKEEQKKEEPKKEEEKKEEPKKEEQPKKEEGKKEEKEEEKKKEAPPAAADPVFEHVKNYRSYNPYMTTYYYVQSMEENPNACVIC, encoded by the coding sequence ATGGACATGAAGGAGAAGAAACTAACAGTGGTTGGAACAGTGGATCCGGTGATTGTAGCGAGCAAATTGCGAAAGTATTGGCAAACAAATTTAATCTCAGTTGGTCCAGCAGTTGAACCAAAGAAAGAAGAGCCAAAGAAGGAAGAACCAAAGAAGGAGGAACAAAAGAAAGAGGAACCAAAGAAAGAGgaggaaaagaaagaggaaCCGAAGAAAGAAGAGCAGCCAAAGAAAGAGGAGGGcaagaaggaagagaaagaggaagagaaaaagaaagaagcacCACCAGCAGCAGCAGACCCTGTGTTCGAGCATGTTAAGAATTACAGATCATATAATCCCTACATGACCACATATTACTATGTCCAAAGCATGGAAGAGAATCCAAATGCTTGTGTTATTTGCTAA
- the LOC107408392 gene encoding heavy metal-associated isoprenylated plant protein 39 isoform X1 has product MIMKKFILKLDLHDDKAKQKAMKTVSTLSGIDSIAMDMKEKKLTVVGTVDPVIVASKLRKYWQTNLISVGPAVEPKKEEPKKEEPKKEEQKKEEPKKEEEKKEEPKKEEQPKKEEGKKEEKEEEKKKEAPPAAADPVFEHVKNYRSYNPYMTTYYYVQSMEENPNACVIC; this is encoded by the exons ATGATAATGAAG aaattcattttgaagttgGATTTGCATGATGACAAAGCTAAGCAGAAGGCTATGAAGACAGTTTCTACTCTTTCAG GCATTGATTCAATAGCCATGGACATGAAGGAGAAGAAACTAACAGTGGTTGGAACAGTGGATCCGGTGATTGTAGCGAGCAAATTGCGAAAGTATTGGCAAACAAATTTAATCTCAGTTGGTCCAGCAGTTGAACCAAAGAAAGAAGAGCCAAAGAAGGAAGAACCAAAGAAGGAGGAACAAAAGAAAGAGGAACCAAAGAAAGAGgaggaaaagaaagaggaaCCGAAGAAAGAAGAGCAGCCAAAGAAAGAGGAGGGcaagaaggaagagaaagaggaagagaaaaagaaagaagcacCACCAGCAGCAGCAGACCCTGTGTTCGAGCATGTTAAGAATTACAGATCATATAATCCCTACATGACCACATATTACTATGTCCAAAGCATGGAAGAGAATCCAAATGCTTGTGTTATTTGCTAA
- the LOC107408392 gene encoding heavy metal-associated isoprenylated plant protein 39 isoform X2, with the protein MKTVSTLSGIDSIAMDMKEKKLTVVGTVDPVIVASKLRKYWQTNLISVGPAVEPKKEEPKKEEPKKEEQKKEEPKKEEEKKEEPKKEEQPKKEEGKKEEKEEEKKKEAPPAAADPVFEHVKNYRSYNPYMTTYYYVQSMEENPNACVIC; encoded by the exons ATGAAGACAGTTTCTACTCTTTCAG GCATTGATTCAATAGCCATGGACATGAAGGAGAAGAAACTAACAGTGGTTGGAACAGTGGATCCGGTGATTGTAGCGAGCAAATTGCGAAAGTATTGGCAAACAAATTTAATCTCAGTTGGTCCAGCAGTTGAACCAAAGAAAGAAGAGCCAAAGAAGGAAGAACCAAAGAAGGAGGAACAAAAGAAAGAGGAACCAAAGAAAGAGgaggaaaagaaagaggaaCCGAAGAAAGAAGAGCAGCCAAAGAAAGAGGAGGGcaagaaggaagagaaagaggaagagaaaaagaaagaagcacCACCAGCAGCAGCAGACCCTGTGTTCGAGCATGTTAAGAATTACAGATCATATAATCCCTACATGACCACATATTACTATGTCCAAAGCATGGAAGAGAATCCAAATGCTTGTGTTATTTGCTAA
- the LOC107432964 gene encoding C-terminal binding protein AN, with amino-acid sequence MDQHDMAISKSLNSCQILNGPSLTHSAGFEIRLFYVRIVPCVIDSVPDHLILRHLRREIGVSLEINGSRIPASDSSVLTLRRDRVDKESSEVTYVSTDTVRVTGGVEFEVYEKDDLVLCGSLEQMETNWVNGNVVRLENDSKTGWSMDCCLAASIGSGSSAFFQPKLGVSTPSIEVYIAGCCSGVPVILTKTIQVSPRRKPTRHATLDAIPEDEEIGKEQKTGNALIRQRKVQITESEVDDYESDEKIGRGFYSEDMYAGEDGQLSWFNAGVRVGVGIGLGMCLGIGIGVGLLMRSYQATTRNFRRSQNLLSPAAMPQRNISAPPPPPPLPLVVSLNCIDDCALEQDSLAGVATVEHVPLSRLSDGKIESASAVLLHSLAYLPRAAQRRLRPYQLILCLGSSDRAVDSALAADLGLRLVHVDTSRAEEIADTVMALFLGLLRRTHLLSRHALSASGWLGSLQPLCRGMRRCRGLVLGIIGRSASARALATRSLAFKMSVLYFDVFEENGKVSRSSITFPPAARRMDTLNDLLAASDLVSLHCTLTNETIQIINAECLQHIKPGAFLVNTGSSQLLDDCAVKQLLIDGTLAGCALDGAEGPQWMEAWVKEMPNVLILPHSADYSEEVWMEIRDKAISILQTFFFDGIVPKSAVSDEEEEMSETGNENELSDKQDRESAQQSSLGERLTDVIHVTPESSHNKGVTQSKESLIQPQGSSLSQSTATRSDGRRSRSGKKAKKRHTRHKSHQKSDDPSALEKESTSHRDDDTAMSGTDQALSSSSRFASPEDSRSRKTTIESIQESPSSQFIKTSKVLRGKPSELLKDGYVIALYARDRPALHVSRQRAKGGGWFLDTVSNVTKRDPAAQFLVAYRSKDTIGLRSFSSGGKLLQINRRMEFVFASHSFDVWESWMLEGSLEECRLVNCRNPLAVLDVSIEILAAAGEDDGITRWLD; translated from the exons atgGATCAACATGACATGGCGATCTCCAAGAGCTTGAATTCATGTCAGATTCTGAACGGGCCGTCTCTAACCCACTCGGCGGGGTTCGAAATCCGGCTGTTTTACGTTCGAATTGTTCCCTGCGTGATCGACAGCGTGCCGGACCATCTCATTCTACGTCACCTTCGCCGCGAGATTGGAGTTTCGTTGGAAATCAATGGGTCCAGAATACCAGCTTCGGATTCGTCGGTTCTGACGCTCCGGCGGGACAGGGTCGATAAGGAATCGTCGGAGGTCACCTATGTTAGTACCGATACTGTTCGAGTCACTGGCGGTGTGGAATTCGAGGTTTACGAGAAGGACGACTTGGTTCTCTGCGGTTCTTTGGAACAGATGGAGACGAATTGGGTGAATGGGAATGTTGTTCGGTTGGAGAACGATTCGAAAACTGGGTGGAGCATGGATTGCTGTTTGGCTGCATCCATCGGTTCGGGTTCTTCCGCGTTTTTCCAGCCGAAATTGGGGGTTTCTACGCCGTCCATCGAGGTTTACATCGCTGGGTGTTGCTCCGGTGTGCCGGTGATTTTGACTAAGACGATTCAGGTTAGTCCGAGGAGAAAGCCCACGAGACATGCGACACTTGATGCGATTCCGGAGGATGAAGAAATTGGGAAAGAGCAGAAGACTGGTAATGCCCTGATTCGCCAACGGAAAGTTCAG ATCACAGAATCTGAAGTTGATGATTATGAGTCAGATGAGAAGATTGGACGTGGTTTCTACTCTGAAGACATGTATGCTGGTGAGGATGGCCAGCTTTCTTGGTTTAATGCTGGTGTTAGAGTTGGCGTTGGAATTGGTCTTGGAATGTGCCTTGGGATAGGAATTGGTGTCGGACTCCTTATGCGTTCCTACCAAGCAACTACAAGGAATTTCAGGAGGAG CCAGAATCTTTT ATCCCCTGCTGCAATGCCCCAGCGCAACATCTCTGCGCCTCCTCCTCCACCTCCTCTCCCCCTGGTCGTCAGTCTCAACTGCATCGATGACTGTGCCCTGGAGCAGGACTCCTTGGCCGGCGTCGCAACCGTCGAGCACGTCCCACTCAGCCGACTCTCCGACGGCAAGATCGAGTCCGCCTCCGCCGTCCTCCTCCATTCCCTCGCCTACCTCCCACGTGCAGCCCAGCGCCGTCTCCGTCCTTACCAGCTCATCCTCTGCCTCGGCTCCTCCGACCGCGCCGTCGATTCTGCTCTCGCTGCTGACCTCGGCCTCCGCCTTGTCCACGTTGACACCTCGCGCGCCGAGGAGATTGCTGACACCGTCATGGCGCTTTTCCTCGGCTTGCTTCGCCGTACGCATCTGCTTTCGAGGCACGCGCTCTCGGCTTCTGGATGGCTTGGCTCGCTCCAGCCCCTTTGCCGTGGTATGAGACGGTGTCGTGGGTTGGTGTTGGGGATTATTGGTAGATCTGCCTCGGCGAGGGCTTTGGCTACTCGGAGCTTGGCTTTCAAGATGAGCGTCCTCTATTTCGATGTTTTCGAG GAGAATGGAAAAGTGAGCAGGTCTTCTATAACCTTTCCTCCTGCTGCCCGAAGAATGGATACTCTCAATGATTTACTTGCTGCAAGTGACCTTGTTTCACTTCACTGCACACTGACAAACGAAACGATTCAGATCATCAATGCTGAATGTTTGCAGCACATAAAGCCAG GGGCATTTCTTGTAAATACAGGTAGCAGTCAATTGTTGGATGATTGTGCTGTCAAGCAGCTTCTAATTGATGGAACCTTAGCTGGCTGTGCTCTGGATGGTGCTGAAGGTCCTCAATGGATGGAAGCATGG GTAAAGGAAATGCCCAATGTTTTGATACTTCCGCACAGTGCAGATTACAGTGAAGAAGTGTGGATGGAGATAAGGGATAAAGCAATCTCCATATTGCAGACGTTCTTCTTTGATGGAATTGTTCCAAAAAGTGCTGTTTCTGATGAGGAAGAAGAAATGAGTGAAACAGGTAATGAAAATGAGCTGTCTGATAAACAAGACAGAGAGAGTGCTCAGCAGAGTTCTCTTGGTGAAAGATTAACCGACGTCATACATGTAACTCCAGAAAGCTCCCATAACAAAGGAGTTACTCAGTCTAAAGAGTCTCTTATCCAGCCTCAGGGTTCCAGTTTGTCTCAAAGTACTGCCACACGATCTGATGGAAGGCGTTCACGATCTGGTAAGAAGGCCAAAAAGAGGCATACTCGTCATAAATCCCACCAAAAATCAGATGATCCTTCTGCACTGGAAAAGGAGAGTACCTCACATCGGGATGATGATACTGCTATGAGTGGAACAGATCAAGCATTGAGTTCCAGTTCTCGGTTTGCTTCCCCTGAAGACTCTAGAAGTAGGAAAACAACAatagaatcaattcaagaatCACCTTCCAGCCAGTTTATCAAAACAAGCAAGGTGCTTAGAGGAAAGCCAAGTGAGCTGTTGAAAGATGGTTATGTTATCGCTTTATATGCAAGAGATCGCCCTGCTCTTCATGTCTCTCGGCAAAGAGCTAAGGGCGGTGGTTGGTTCCTAGATACCGTATCAAATGTAACAAAGAGAGATCCCGCTGCACAGTTTCTTGTAGCTTACAGAAGCAAG GATACAATTGGTTTGCGATCTTTTTCCTCTGGTGGAAAATTATTGCAG ATTAATAGAAGAATGGAATTTGTATTTGCCAGTCACAGCTTTGATGTTTGGGAAAGTTGGATGTTGGAAGGGTCTTTAGAGGAATGTAGGCTGGTTAACTGTAGAAATCCACTG GCTGTTTTGGATGTAAGCATCGAGATTCTGGCGGCTGCTGGAGAAGATGATGGAATCACTCGCTGGCTTGATTAG
- the LOC107432929 gene encoding uncharacterized protein LOC107432929 — translation MVNGNCFGKAICSICYEDLQPIVEDLQVISICGHVFHELCLQQWFEYCPGKKKQSCPICKQISKANDAVRLYFQSVGDAADPSLTQKLVADCEDDPVALRREVKRLESKVTALDSALERQTKDFKELNEEFSLCKEQADKEKAMRNEIFKEKASLQLLLRMKTEELDKSTSDRVRLQERNMALAKELAAFKLVTDVDLDEEEVLKLASFGNAANNKDTIDVLRKSLVMRNRSYKELMAKCNLLGRGEARSSKKLEKAKEKINKLKTRLEELEIANEVKDNDALRALKASTCERVSNDINYKSYSFAANNLSEDRRKQLSSMVNLDESAILTYEPSHPRKVKKINVSNNMDTNYAKDGTSTTILGKRKDVISLPDEDGSELSTPIHPLTNPDLKHQAAENVTTQKKSTPPTSKTASDTKKETLVCEPSSPVGHLGSGIGIDNSIKKIAVNIDEDVALLHDNGTHDEPMLNIRKESPLPPSLSNPGNICFSGGLLGPDGSNRYLGKWCKRGPNKEVRQGLSTNTGDLIAVGADGKGGRIKILRSLNQSTLEFKESSGGAKRCKNGAKSSNMQSQGCLQIEHFFGRVSN, via the exons atggtAAATGGTAACTGCTTCGGCAAAGCCATTTGCTCAATCTGCTATGAAGATCTCCAGCCCATTGTTGAAGAtctccaagtcatctccatctGCGGCCATGTCTTCCACGAGCTCtg CCTACAGCAATGGTTTGAGTACTGTCCGGGCAAGAAAAAGCAAAGTTGCCCAATCTGCAAGCAGATCTCAAAGGCAAACGATGCGGTTAGGCTTTACTTTCAGTCGGTCGGGGACGCAGCCGATCCGAGTCTCACTCAGAAACTTGTCGCCGATTGCGAGGATGATCCGGTGGCTTTGCGTAGAGAGGTGAAACGCCTGGAATCGAAGGTGACAGCACTTGATTCGGCTTTGGAGAGGCAGACTAAAGACTTCAAAGAGCTCAATGAGGAG TTTTCTCTTTGCAAAGAACAGGCAGATAAAGAAAAAGCTATGAGGAATGAAATCTTCAAAGAAAAAGCATCCTTGCAACTGCTTCTTCGTATGAAAACTGAG GAGCTTGATAAATCGACCTCAGATCGAGTGAGATTGCAAGAAAGGAATATGGCGCTGGCCAAAGAGCTTGCAGCATTTAAACT GGTGACTGATGTTGATTTGGATGAAGAGGAGGTTTTAAAGCTTGCCTCCTTTGGAAATGCGGCTAATAATAAAGATACCATAGATGTTCTAAGAAAGTCCTTGGTTATGCGTAACAG GAGTTACAAAGAATTGATGGCCAAGTGCAATCTTCTTGGACGAGGAGAGGCTCGATCTAGTAAAAAGTTAGAAAAGgctaaggaaaaaataaataaattaaag ACAAGGTTAGAAGAATTGGAGATAGCTAATGAAGTGAAAGATAATGACGCACTAAGAGCTTTGAAAGCTTCAACTTGTGAAAGGGTTTCCAatgatattaattataaatcatATTCTTTTGCTGCCAACAATTTATCAGAAGATCGAAGGAAACAACTTTCTTCTATGGTTAATTTGGATGAGAGTGCAATCTTGACATATGAGCCATCACATCCtaggaaagtaaaaaaaatcaatgtcaGTAACAATATGGATACTAATTATGCTAAAGATGGTACAAGTACAACGATTCTTGGTAAAAGGAAAGATGTAATCTCTTTACCCGATGAGGATGGTTCAGAATTATCAACTCCTATACACCCACTAACAAATCCTGATTTGAAACATCAAGCTGCGGAGAATGTTACTACCCAGAAGAAGTCTACTCCACCAACATCAAAGACAGCTTCAGATACGAAAAAAGAAACCTTAGTGTGTGAACCTAGTAGCCCTGTTGGGCACTTGGGTTCGGGTATTGGTATTGACAATTCCATCAAGAAAATTGCTGTCAATATTGATGAGGATGTGGCTTTGCTCCATGATAATGGCACACATGATGAACCAATGCTTAACATTAGAAAAGAATCGCCACTCCCACCATCACTTTCTAACCCAG GGAACATATGCTTTTCTGGTGGATTGCTGGGCCCAGATGGATCAAACAGGTATTTGGGTAAGTGGTGCAAGCGGGGACCAAACAAGGAAGTGAGACAAGGTTTAAGCACAAATACTGGTGATTTAATTGCTGTTGGAGCTGATGGAAAAGGCGGTAGAATCAAAATTCTGAGATCTTTGAACCAATCAACACTG GAATTTAAGGAGTCTTCCGGAGGGGCAAAGAGGTGCAAAAATGGAGCCAAGTCAAGTAATATGCAGTCCCAAGGCTGCTTGCAAATTGAACACTTCTTTGGAAGGGTCAGTAACTAA